TGTGGGCATTGCTGCCATTACCTCCCATTGGTTGAACATGCTGTTGTAGCGCTCCACTGTATTTGAGATCTGCTTATCTTGCCCGATTCCACCAAGAGCAAAGATAAAGTGAAGGTAGGAGACACACTGATGGGCATACCGTGGCTCCAGCATTGGTTCTGCAGTCCTCCATTGGTTGGTCTTCAATGAGAGGGTATACACTGTGGCACTAACTGCACTATCTCCAGATATCAAACTAAGACTGAGGCCCCCCACCACATACAGAATGCTGTGAATACAAACATATGCCGCCTTGTAAAGTCTCAAAGGTAGCTTAGCAAGCCACTGCCACCTTTGAGTTCGTTCGTCATAGAGAAGTGCCTCTCGAGAAGTCTGTTCGTTGTTCTTGCGACCTCCAACCACCACTAGAGTCTCTCTGCATGTATAGCGACGTGGTGTGGTCCATAGAGGCTTCAGTTCTTTAGTACATTTGGCACTAACTGAAAACATAAGACGTCGGACAGACTCTATGATCTCGGTGCAGAGCGTAGATGACTGGACAAGTGGATCATTGGCGATAAACTGGAAGAGGTATGTTGGATGGATGTACCTCAATCGGACCTTCTTGAAGAGGTCATGAATAGCTCCTCGGCGCGAGAAGGGGTCATGGTGGATCCAAGCAAGCAATGTCTCAAAAACCTGTTCTTCCTCAGCGCACAGTCGGTCGTCCTCTAGGTAGCACATTAGCTCGGGAAGGGTAAGTTCGCAGAAGTCCTCAGAAGCAGCTACATCTGAGAAACAGCGCACAGCCATTTCTTTGGCTCTCTCCTTGAGGGTTTCGCAATGAAGGATCTCTGAGAGCCGGATCATGCTCAAGCAGTTTTCTGGATTAAGCTGCTCCTGCAGGAAAGTTGAGCAAGCCTCAAAGAGCCTCCCATACTGCAGCATGGAGGCCGCCTGCATTAGAGGCAGCACAAGCTCCATGGTTATGGTGATGGAACCAGTATAAATGTAATCCACGACACATTCAATGACTTCTGATGCAATCCCTTTCAGGTCCACTCTGGCTTGGCTGCTCTCCCGAAAGTTGCTGCAGAACATGGCTCTGAAGTACGGGCTGCTGGAAACTAAGACGTTTCTGTGACATGGTATCTCCTTATCTTCTGTGCACAAGATCACATCAGTGAAAATCTGCTCCTGTCTTAGTAGGTTCAGCTGAAACAGGAGCTGCGTGGGGAGTTCTTGGTCCTTGAATGGAAAGACCTCTGTTGATATACTAGCCATGCTGCAAAAGGAAAGAATTGAGTTTAATCACCATTACAGTTTGCTTCTCCCTTCCTTTAAGGTCCCTTTTTGTTGCCTTGCCACCCCTGATGTTCAGTTCTTACGCCACAGCTTTCTATTTCAGTGTCTCCTAAATCATTTTAATGCATGCATGTGTAGAACTTGGCTACATTTCCTGATCAAAGCTATGTTTATCAACGCCGTTGTATCACTTGCCAGTTGTTTCTGATCCCCTCGGTAGGTTTGCCCTTGACAGCCTAACTGTTTAGACGGGGACGTTTCATTGGGCTATTATCAACACTAAGTCATCTAATCACCCCAGAGACAGCTACTGATTTTATTTCACTCTGGATCACATGGGTCCTGTCTGACGTCTATTTTGGGAtgctaattgttttttttctacttattattaaTCACCTTTCTGAGATGCCACAACAAGGACTGAAAAAATTCCCCAACGAAAAAAAGTCTGGATCGTATTTCAGtgggactttttttttaaaaggtcgCTTCAAAATAGACCCCAAATTCTGAGTAATAATAACTACCATAAGAAAATCGATGCTAACATCATAACCAGAACTACCTAATGCTACCATTATTCTTTTATTACATAACTAGGACATAGAAGAGGAcatttacaactttttaaatgaaagttCTTTATCAGAATTTACAA
This DNA window, taken from Danio aesculapii chromosome 19, fDanAes4.1, whole genome shotgun sequence, encodes the following:
- the klhl38a gene encoding kelch-like protein 38 translates to MASISTEVFPFKDQELPTQLLFQLNLLRQEQIFTDVILCTEDKEIPCHRNVLVSSSPYFRAMFCSNFRESSQARVDLKGIASEVIECVVDYIYTGSITITMELVLPLMQAASMLQYGRLFEACSTFLQEQLNPENCLSMIRLSEILHCETLKERAKEMAVRCFSDVAASEDFCELTLPELMCYLEDDRLCAEEEQVFETLLAWIHHDPFSRRGAIHDLFKKVRLRYIHPTYLFQFIANDPLVQSSTLCTEIIESVRRLMFSVSAKCTKELKPLWTTPRRYTCRETLVVVGGRKNNEQTSREALLYDERTQRWQWLAKLPLRLYKAAYVCIHSILYVVGGLSLSLISGDSAVSATVYTLSLKTNQWRTAEPMLEPRYAHQCVSYLHFIFALGGIGQDKQISNTVERYNSMFNQWEVMAAMPTAVLHPAVAANDQRIYVFGGEDALQNPVRLIQVYHISRNLWSRLETRTVKNVCAPAAVIEDKIYIVGGYTRRVIAYDTKANKFVKCTNMKERRMHHAATVINNKLYVTGGRFLNSHDVIEDSDCFECYDPKTDVWTSKGSLPYKLFDHGSLPLICISNRPNPP